In one window of Paraflavitalea soli DNA:
- a CDS encoding autotransporter assembly complex protein TamA, which yields MMTKVAVYRNMCRRAIFVILFLLPLLLAAQYRLQIIPVDKDTSFITQQLRLQTDFRNQVLCAEYIHHLPALLQSKGYPTASVDSIRYDSLSAIMHLYVGDPLKWTRLNTDSVDRKILEQVNWGGRKLSAQKPIDFQQLQNLQQKILDYLENNGYPFARIKLDSITLQENEFQATLLVEKGPLYKIDSIYNKGNAKLSPAFLQHYLSIPNGSIFRKDKLQAVSKKLSELPFVQEQQPWDMTLLGTGSILNLYLAPKKSSQINVLLGLLPANDQLASNKLLVTGEATINLKNALGGGETIGLNWQQVQVKSPRLNIAFAYPYLFNSPFGINFGFDLFKKDSTFVNINLQLGLQYALSSNQTGSIYIQNLSSNLLSVDTQRVKNTHALPAEADVRSVNIGINYEWFNTDYRFNPRRGNEIVINASAGTKKINKNSAIVKLRDDNDPNFDFNKLYDTVTLNAYQFRIKLAAAHYFRLTRASTLKTAVNGGWFQSPGIYRNELFQIGGYRLLRGFDEESIFASRYAVGTIEYRYLLGQNSFMFAFTDVGWAKNTIPSVNLGNTFLGVGLGMAFETKAGIFNISYAAGKRDDTKFNLRQAKIHLGYVNYF from the coding sequence ATGATGACAAAGGTAGCAGTATATAGGAACATGTGCAGAAGGGCTATTTTCGTCATCCTGTTCCTGCTGCCCCTGCTGCTTGCTGCCCAATACCGGCTTCAGATCATCCCGGTAGATAAGGACACCAGCTTTATTACGCAACAACTGCGCCTGCAAACTGATTTCAGGAACCAGGTACTCTGTGCAGAATACATCCATCATCTTCCCGCCCTGCTACAGTCAAAAGGTTATCCTACCGCCTCGGTGGATAGTATTCGTTATGACAGTCTCTCGGCCATCATGCACCTCTATGTGGGTGATCCGCTGAAATGGACCCGGCTGAATACGGACTCGGTGGACCGGAAAATACTGGAACAGGTAAACTGGGGTGGCAGAAAACTCAGCGCTCAAAAACCAATAGATTTCCAGCAATTGCAGAACCTGCAACAAAAAATACTGGATTACCTGGAAAACAATGGTTATCCCTTTGCGCGCATCAAACTGGATAGCATCACCCTGCAGGAAAATGAATTCCAGGCCACCCTGCTGGTAGAAAAAGGACCGCTTTATAAGATTGACAGTATTTATAATAAGGGTAATGCAAAGCTTTCCCCGGCCTTCCTGCAGCATTACCTGAGTATTCCCAACGGTAGTATTTTCAGGAAAGACAAGTTGCAGGCGGTGAGCAAAAAGCTGAGTGAACTGCCTTTTGTACAGGAGCAACAGCCCTGGGATATGACATTGCTAGGCACGGGGTCCATCCTCAATCTTTACCTGGCTCCAAAAAAGAGCAGCCAGATCAACGTGCTGCTGGGCTTACTGCCTGCCAATGATCAGTTGGCGAGCAATAAACTATTGGTGACGGGTGAAGCAACGATCAACCTGAAGAATGCATTGGGTGGTGGGGAAACGATTGGGCTCAACTGGCAGCAGGTGCAGGTGAAATCACCGCGACTCAATATCGCTTTTGCCTATCCTTACCTCTTTAATTCACCCTTTGGCATCAACTTTGGCTTTGACCTCTTTAAAAAGGATTCCACTTTTGTTAATATCAACCTGCAGCTGGGGCTTCAATATGCCCTTTCCTCCAATCAAACAGGCAGTATATATATTCAAAACTTAAGCAGCAACCTGCTATCGGTGGATACGCAGCGCGTTAAGAATACACACGCACTGCCTGCAGAAGCCGATGTACGGTCGGTGAATATTGGTATTAATTATGAATGGTTCAATACGGATTATCGCTTCAATCCACGCCGGGGCAATGAAATAGTGATCAATGCTTCTGCAGGTACCAAAAAGATCAATAAGAACAGTGCAATTGTGAAGCTCCGGGACGATAATGATCCCAACTTTGACTTTAACAAGCTGTATGATACGGTGACCCTCAATGCCTACCAGTTCAGGATCAAGCTGGCTGCTGCGCATTATTTCCGGCTTACCCGTGCTTCCACCCTTAAAACAGCGGTGAACGGAGGCTGGTTCCAAAGCCCCGGTATTTACAGGAACGAGTTGTTCCAGATTGGTGGTTATCGCCTTCTGAGAGGTTTTGATGAAGAAAGCATTTTCGCCTCCCGTTACGCGGTGGGCACCATAGAATACCGGTATTTGTTAGGGCAGAACTCTTTTATGTTTGCGTTTACTGACGTAGGCTGGGCTAAAAACACGATCCCCTCGGTCAACCTGGGCAACACATTTTTAGGCGTAGGGTTGGGCATGGCCTTTGAAACCAAGGCTGGCATCTTCAATATTTCCTATGCAGCAGGAAAGCGGGATGATACCAAATTCAACCTTCGTCAGGCCAAGATCCACCTGGGGTACGTAAATTACTTCTAA